From a region of the Pontibacillus yanchengensis genome:
- a CDS encoding PIG-L deacetylase family protein, translating to MLTDIPLKGDYVMKRQLLKSITPIIHPITDIVLERYYKSNLYTTELTEDRALLLAPHVDDETIGAGGTLRKYANQGADTTVIFLTNGAGSVSDLEESELVKRRREEAYKAQDMIGFQDVRFFDAPDGELESTDAFQQQLIDIIEEKQPEVIYAPVFVDCHGDHIETAHLLRDTLAKVENPKMVVRLYEINTTLPKEEINCVIDITSTFDQKEQAVGVFTSQAIDFDGFLALARYKSQLVQQPKVEAVETFWQGSPTVFIERFDAVYGKWTYSDYFKQVNKSSTLLYAIFKNANFKQKVYEATRKGGHSE from the coding sequence ATGCTCACTGACATACCTCTTAAAGGAGATTACGTTATGAAACGACAACTATTAAAATCCATTACCCCCATCATACACCCGATTACAGACATCGTTCTGGAACGCTATTATAAAAGCAACCTGTACACGACGGAACTAACCGAGGATCGTGCATTGCTTTTAGCTCCTCACGTTGATGATGAAACCATCGGTGCAGGAGGGACATTAAGGAAGTATGCGAATCAGGGTGCAGATACAACCGTAATCTTTTTGACGAACGGAGCGGGAAGTGTGTCCGATTTAGAGGAGTCAGAGCTTGTCAAACGTCGCCGCGAGGAAGCGTACAAGGCTCAAGACATGATCGGCTTTCAAGACGTGCGTTTTTTTGACGCACCAGATGGGGAACTTGAAAGTACCGACGCATTCCAACAACAATTGATCGACATCATTGAGGAGAAGCAACCAGAAGTGATTTATGCTCCAGTGTTTGTGGATTGTCACGGCGATCACATTGAAACGGCCCACCTTTTACGGGACACACTAGCCAAGGTAGAAAACCCTAAGATGGTCGTTCGCCTTTATGAAATCAACACAACACTGCCAAAAGAAGAAATCAACTGTGTCATCGACATCACCTCAACTTTTGATCAAAAAGAACAAGCAGTCGGTGTGTTTACGTCACAGGCGATCGATTTTGATGGTTTCCTCGCGTTGGCTCGCTATAAGTCTCAGCTTGTCCAGCAACCTAAAGTAGAAGCCGTAGAAACATTTTGGCAAGGAAGTCCAACTGTGTTCATCGAACGATTTGATGCGGTGTATGGCAAATGGACCTACAGCGATTATTTCAAACAAGTAAACAAATCATCGACACTTCTGTATGCCATCTTCAAAAACGCCAACTTCAAACAAAAAGTATATGAAGCAACGCGTAAAGGGGGGCACAGCGAATGA
- a CDS encoding glycosyltransferase, with protein MKVVHLISGGETGGSKNHLLTLLNQFPSDQVSLVVMQKGVLYDEARELGIDVHLLDQRSRYDLSILSRLKELIKKNGFQLIHTHGARANLYASMVKNALKIPWITTIHSDPTLDFLKGGLKGKIFTKINLWAIKRIDHFFAVSERFKEDLINLGVPSEKITTVYNGIDFSNSYATNSLTRADLDLQFDDFVTAMVARLHPIKGHEEVFQAIRQLDNPQLKLLLIGDGPEKEHLTNRVQELGIQSQVQFLGFRHDVPDIYQISDIGLLASYSESFPLALLEAAREHTPVVATDVGGVRHMVQNTGWIVATKSADELTDAFQKAIEKKKCGELSDLGETFYEHCSANFSLDQLANATKKMYKKFLQT; from the coding sequence ATGAAAGTCGTACACCTAATATCAGGTGGAGAAACAGGCGGATCGAAAAATCACCTCCTCACCTTACTAAACCAGTTCCCAAGTGACCAAGTATCCCTTGTCGTTATGCAAAAGGGTGTCCTCTACGATGAGGCAAGAGAACTTGGCATCGACGTACACTTACTAGACCAGCGCTCCCGTTACGACCTGTCCATTCTTAGCCGGTTAAAAGAACTCATTAAGAAAAATGGATTTCAGCTTATACATACGCACGGAGCACGTGCCAATTTATATGCCTCGATGGTTAAGAATGCGTTAAAAATCCCTTGGATCACAACGATTCACAGCGATCCAACGTTAGACTTTCTTAAGGGAGGCCTAAAAGGCAAAATCTTCACTAAAATCAACCTATGGGCCATTAAGCGAATCGATCACTTTTTCGCTGTATCCGAACGATTTAAAGAAGATTTAATCAACCTTGGCGTCCCAAGTGAAAAAATCACGACCGTGTATAACGGCATTGATTTTTCCAACTCTTATGCAACAAACTCCCTTACCCGAGCCGACCTCGACCTCCAATTCGACGACTTTGTCACGGCAATGGTTGCCAGGCTCCACCCCATTAAGGGACACGAAGAAGTATTCCAGGCCATTCGGCAACTGGACAATCCTCAACTCAAACTCCTATTAATAGGAGATGGACCCGAAAAAGAACACCTAACCAATCGTGTGCAAGAGCTTGGCATCCAATCGCAAGTTCAATTCCTAGGCTTTCGGCACGATGTTCCAGATATTTATCAGATTAGTGATATCGGTTTACTCGCATCCTATAGTGAAAGCTTCCCCCTCGCGTTACTGGAGGCAGCAAGAGAACATACACCAGTTGTCGCAACGGACGTAGGCGGAGTGAGGCACATGGTTCAAAATACAGGCTGGATTGTAGCTACGAAAAGCGCTGATGAACTAACCGATGCGTTTCAAAAAGCTATTGAAAAAAAGAAATGCGGAGAACTTTCTGATTTAGGTGAAACGTTCTACGAGCACTGTAGTGCCAACTTTTCACTGGATCAGCTCGCTAACGCAACAAAAAAAATGTATAAAAAATTTCTACAAACGTGA
- a CDS encoding bifunctional diguanylate cyclase/phosphodiesterase — protein MTIIKPIMKRSNGDDNAPFYHSNEPSVFKESGETKIVQDSTDCQHIKQQLANKEQEAMIIYNNLEEVVWSIDIPSKDVLFCSNGFEKLYGYTLDYIISEQEYWQSLIHPDDRSKMKRAIEDLLKGEKLFVQYRYYHPSGEIRWIEVKCFPILNDQHQLTKLDGIMWDITDKKHMEERKEYLAYHDYLTDLPNRRQFDSRMDELVKNPHSVESFGLLFLDLDRFKHINDMLGHFIGDQLIKEISDRLRECVGHQHFVARMGGDEFSSILYGVDVDQAIEIADQITKQVREPYFIKGYELHITTSIGISMYPFDGEEANHMIHNTDAALYHAKHMGKNTHQIYTPSMNITSHKVYYLEKDIRKAIYRDELFLEYQPKVSSKTGEIMGAEALIRWEHSEWGRVSPGEFIPIAEESDLICEIGNWVIYQVCQQLHDWKRSGIDLVPISINVSPKQLLKENFTQTIMEACKIYSIDPTSLHIEITETSLIQSSIVVNETLTTLKDIGITLSLDDFGIGYSSLTHIRQFDLDVLKIDKSFINNLPDQQEDVTIISSLITMAHGLGLKIVAEGVEKQDQLSFLQQQECDYIQGYLFSKPILANEFITLLNKNRLQNKHPHYT, from the coding sequence TTGACTATCATTAAACCTATAATGAAAAGATCAAATGGTGACGACAACGCTCCTTTTTATCATTCGAATGAACCATCCGTTTTTAAAGAAAGTGGTGAAACCAAAATCGTTCAAGATAGTACGGATTGCCAGCATATAAAGCAGCAATTAGCTAATAAAGAGCAAGAAGCAATGATAATTTATAACAACCTTGAAGAAGTTGTTTGGTCTATCGATATTCCCTCCAAGGACGTACTATTTTGTTCTAACGGATTTGAAAAGCTGTATGGTTATACATTGGACTATATCATTAGTGAGCAGGAATATTGGCAAAGTCTTATTCATCCTGATGATAGGAGCAAAATGAAAAGAGCAATCGAGGATTTATTGAAAGGGGAAAAGCTCTTTGTACAATATCGTTATTATCACCCATCTGGAGAAATACGTTGGATTGAAGTGAAATGCTTCCCCATTTTAAATGATCAACATCAGCTAACAAAGCTAGATGGAATCATGTGGGATATTACTGACAAAAAGCATATGGAAGAAAGAAAAGAATATTTAGCTTATCACGATTATTTAACCGACTTACCAAATCGCAGACAGTTTGACTCCCGAATGGATGAGTTAGTAAAGAATCCTCATTCAGTAGAATCATTTGGCCTTTTATTTTTAGATTTAGATCGATTTAAACATATAAATGATATGCTTGGTCATTTTATTGGGGATCAATTGATTAAGGAAATATCCGATCGCTTACGAGAATGCGTTGGGCATCAACACTTTGTAGCTAGAATGGGCGGAGATGAGTTTTCATCTATTTTATATGGGGTAGATGTAGATCAAGCCATAGAAATTGCTGACCAGATTACAAAACAAGTGAGAGAACCCTATTTTATTAAAGGGTATGAATTACATATAACAACCAGTATTGGTATTAGCATGTACCCTTTCGATGGAGAAGAAGCCAATCATATGATTCATAATACGGATGCCGCACTTTATCATGCAAAACACATGGGGAAAAACACGCATCAAATATACACGCCTTCTATGAATATAACCTCCCATAAGGTTTATTACTTAGAAAAAGATATTCGAAAAGCCATTTATCGAGATGAACTTTTTCTTGAATACCAACCTAAAGTCTCATCGAAGACTGGTGAAATAATGGGTGCTGAAGCTTTGATAAGATGGGAGCATTCAGAATGGGGGAGAGTTTCTCCAGGAGAGTTCATTCCTATTGCAGAGGAAAGTGACTTGATTTGTGAAATTGGTAATTGGGTCATCTACCAGGTTTGTCAGCAACTTCATGATTGGAAAAGGAGTGGCATCGATCTTGTACCTATTTCGATTAATGTCTCTCCTAAACAATTACTAAAGGAAAATTTCACTCAAACCATTATGGAGGCATGCAAAATATATAGCATTGATCCCACATCCCTCCATATTGAGATTACAGAAACATCGCTCATTCAATCGTCAATCGTCGTTAATGAAACTCTTACTACATTAAAAGACATAGGTATTACCTTATCATTAGATGACTTCGGGATAGGCTATTCTTCGCTAACTCACATACGACAATTTGATTTAGATGTACTGAAGATTGACAAATCCTTTATTAATAACTTACCTGATCAACAAGAGGACGTTACAATCATTTCTAGTTTAATCACAATGGCTCATGGCCTTGGGTTGAAAATTGTTGCTGAAGGAGTGGAAAAACAAGATCAATTATCCTTCCTACAACAACAGGAATGTGATTATATTCAAGGGTATTTGTTTAGTAAACCTATCTTAGCTAATGAATTTATTACATTACTAAACAAGAATCGTTTGCAGAATAAACATCCTCATTACACATAG
- the murJ gene encoding murein biosynthesis integral membrane protein MurJ: protein MSRLKQTAIWITLLSIFLKLLGFVRESMIAREFGVSNETDAFMIAFTFVTLILALIANGFNSAFLPKYVEKRKENIEEAERNANGVLNYTTLFFLGISVVAYFFTPSIVEFLFGSRSEETLQITVDLTRVFFIFMVVIALSGVLESYLQARRIFVPTQLSKIMGTLMATLFIIFFADMWGIYSVAYGFVFGTFLGVCIQFGSLMYGGFKWMPKFKLDDEFGRKLMLLLAPALLHSSVGHINVFVNKMFANRIETGAVTYLNNASLIMSIPSTIFTTTIVAIIFTLLSEQADNKEKFRETLYMGYQIGMMTLLPIAIGTLLVGKAVIAFIYEGGEFTAQDTANTYFVLQLYIPIILTQGLLVIGVKGMYAQGAAKRLLKISSTTILLNAALNWLFIQPLGYPGLALSSSVVALYYVTATTLAVYRDYDHSELKKLVQLFFRVLVPSIIMAVPIVLIQQFTSIESLYALWRLLILVPIGVVFYVAGMYLFYREGFRQMLRVVKDRKSMS from the coding sequence ATGTCTAGACTAAAACAAACCGCTATATGGATCACTCTACTATCCATCTTCCTTAAATTATTGGGCTTTGTGCGGGAAAGCATGATTGCCAGAGAATTCGGCGTAAGTAATGAAACGGACGCCTTTATGATTGCGTTCACGTTCGTGACGTTGATTTTAGCGTTGATTGCCAACGGCTTTAACTCAGCGTTTTTACCGAAGTACGTGGAAAAACGGAAGGAGAATATCGAAGAGGCCGAACGCAATGCGAATGGCGTGTTAAACTATACGACGCTGTTTTTCCTCGGCATTTCTGTAGTAGCGTATTTTTTCACGCCGTCGATTGTCGAGTTTTTATTTGGATCTCGTTCCGAGGAAACACTCCAAATTACCGTCGACTTAACGAGAGTCTTCTTTATCTTCATGGTCGTGATTGCCTTAAGTGGGGTTCTTGAATCGTACTTACAAGCAAGGCGCATTTTTGTTCCGACGCAGTTATCGAAAATTATGGGTACGCTCATGGCAACACTATTCATTATTTTCTTTGCGGATATGTGGGGCATTTATAGTGTCGCGTACGGATTTGTGTTCGGTACATTCCTTGGCGTATGTATTCAATTTGGTTCGTTGATGTATGGCGGCTTTAAATGGATGCCGAAATTTAAATTAGATGATGAGTTTGGCCGCAAGTTGATGTTACTGCTTGCCCCTGCCCTACTCCACTCTTCCGTTGGGCATATTAACGTTTTCGTCAATAAGATGTTCGCGAACCGTATTGAAACGGGTGCTGTTACGTACTTAAATAACGCATCCTTAATCATGAGCATTCCGAGCACGATTTTTACGACAACGATTGTGGCAATTATTTTCACTTTGTTATCGGAACAAGCCGATAATAAAGAAAAATTCCGAGAAACGTTATACATGGGCTATCAAATCGGGATGATGACGTTGCTTCCGATTGCGATTGGTACATTGCTAGTCGGAAAAGCTGTGATTGCGTTTATTTATGAAGGTGGGGAATTTACAGCGCAGGATACAGCAAATACGTATTTTGTCCTGCAGCTATACATCCCCATTATCTTAACGCAAGGATTGCTCGTTATTGGCGTGAAAGGCATGTACGCGCAAGGCGCAGCCAAGCGTTTGTTGAAAATTAGTTCCACGACGATTTTGTTGAATGCTGCGTTAAACTGGCTGTTCATTCAACCGCTAGGCTATCCAGGATTGGCATTATCCAGTTCCGTTGTGGCGCTCTATTACGTGACCGCGACGACGCTTGCAGTCTATCGCGATTATGATCATTCCGAATTGAAAAAACTCGTGCAGCTGTTCTTCCGTGTTCTCGTTCCTTCTATTATAATGGCTGTTCCGATTGTGTTGATCCAGCAGTTCACGTCCATTGAATCCTTATATGCGTTATGGAGACTATTGATTCTCGTGCCAATCGGCGTTGTGTTCTACGTTGCAGGGATGTACTTGTTTTACCGTGAAGGCTTCAGGCAAATGTTACGTGTTGTAAAAGACCGGAAAAGTATGAGTTAA
- a CDS encoding nucleotide sugar dehydrogenase, with amino-acid sequence MKKICVIGLGYIGLPTSAIFARAGFEVVGVDVNEKVIHTLNEGNIHIEEPGLGEAVKEAVDSGNLRASTKPEEADVFIIAVPTPVYEDKTANTEYVAQATRDILPYLQKGNTIIVESTIPPRTIDDVVAPVLREANWDLEANDLLVSHCPERVIPGKIMDELIHNTRVVGGLTPEAAKKAADVYRAVVKGDIHETEAVTAEMSKLMENTFRDVNIALANELAKVSDKLDVNAHEVINFANMHPRVNILQPGPGVGGHCIAVDPYFIIEKAKEETPLMQRAREINDSMPAFVVEQIEELTQLKMSPKIAIFGLSYKANVDDVRESPAVTIARKLQNHEKGFTITCHDPFVKQDMTDLQLESVEDALKDADVALVLADHRQFKEMDPSLFAKYMKTPVVLDTRNCIKDHEGMTLYQIGHLTGLKPIE; translated from the coding sequence ATGAAAAAAATATGCGTAATTGGATTAGGATATATAGGACTACCGACATCCGCCATCTTCGCCCGTGCTGGCTTTGAAGTGGTTGGCGTTGATGTGAACGAGAAAGTCATCCATACATTAAATGAAGGCAACATTCATATAGAAGAACCAGGACTTGGTGAAGCGGTGAAAGAAGCAGTGGACTCTGGAAACCTTCGTGCCTCCACGAAACCAGAAGAAGCAGATGTGTTCATCATCGCTGTACCAACACCAGTGTACGAAGATAAAACAGCCAACACAGAATATGTTGCTCAAGCAACAAGAGACATTCTTCCATACTTACAAAAAGGCAATACGATTATTGTAGAATCGACTATTCCTCCACGTACCATCGATGATGTGGTAGCGCCGGTTCTACGCGAAGCAAATTGGGATCTCGAAGCAAATGACTTACTGGTGTCCCACTGCCCAGAGCGCGTCATCCCGGGTAAAATCATGGATGAACTCATTCATAACACCCGCGTTGTTGGAGGCCTCACACCAGAAGCAGCGAAAAAAGCTGCCGATGTGTATCGAGCGGTAGTAAAAGGAGATATTCACGAAACAGAAGCAGTAACAGCTGAAATGTCAAAGCTAATGGAAAATACATTCCGTGACGTCAATATCGCCTTAGCCAATGAATTAGCGAAAGTATCCGATAAACTAGATGTAAACGCCCATGAGGTCATTAATTTTGCCAACATGCATCCTCGTGTGAACATCTTACAGCCAGGACCAGGGGTAGGCGGCCATTGTATTGCGGTCGACCCATATTTTATTATTGAAAAAGCCAAAGAAGAAACACCACTCATGCAACGAGCGCGTGAAATCAATGATTCCATGCCAGCTTTTGTGGTTGAGCAGATTGAAGAATTGACGCAACTGAAAATGAGTCCAAAAATTGCGATATTCGGCCTTTCCTATAAAGCAAACGTCGATGATGTTCGCGAGAGTCCAGCGGTTACCATTGCTCGTAAGCTACAAAATCATGAAAAAGGCTTCACCATCACATGCCACGATCCATTCGTGAAGCAAGACATGACAGACTTGCAGCTTGAGAGTGTCGAGGACGCCTTGAAGGACGCAGATGTGGCCCTCGTATTAGCGGACCATCGTCAGTTCAAAGAAATGGATCCATCACTTTTTGCAAAATATATGAAAACTCCAGTTGTTCTTGATACAAGAAACTGCATCAAGGATCATGAAGGAATGACACTGTATCAAATTGGTCATTTAACAGGATTAAAACCAATTGAGTAA
- a CDS encoding GNAT family N-acetyltransferase: MPIRTYQPGDENQIQSLFKKVFGTSRSMELWQWKFLQHPNASNPWILLYEEDGSVLGHISLWVSYAWVHGEKQPIGLRIDTMVDPDARGKGIYQKLNETLIKEAKKRGIVYLYGFPAPKAKDLFLRYTHASHLLDVPRYIYVQKPIALLSSKIAPLKALRPLDRVALQFQQKKFRQKNQESFTIKEISTFDQSFDQLAERTKHHATVHLVRDAAYLNWRYIKHPNHNYKMLALYERGELKGYIVFRVEPKEDREFRNGYIVDWLAEDDDTYWQVLLQQAMVRMKEADVVQTWAMPKAHSTTLLANNKFMHKDSPMPLVGKELTVQHIELNNPDAWYITPGDIDSF, translated from the coding sequence ATGCCGATACGAACCTATCAACCAGGAGACGAAAACCAAATCCAATCCCTTTTTAAGAAGGTATTCGGAACGTCACGCTCCATGGAGCTGTGGCAATGGAAGTTCCTTCAGCATCCCAATGCCAGTAACCCTTGGATTCTTCTCTATGAAGAAGATGGGAGCGTGCTTGGGCATATTTCATTATGGGTATCGTATGCCTGGGTTCATGGCGAGAAACAACCAATTGGCTTACGTATCGATACAATGGTCGACCCGGATGCACGAGGGAAGGGCATCTACCAGAAGCTAAACGAAACCTTAATCAAAGAAGCGAAGAAACGCGGGATTGTGTATCTATACGGATTTCCAGCTCCGAAAGCGAAGGATTTGTTCCTTCGGTATACACACGCCTCGCATCTATTAGACGTGCCAAGATACATATATGTACAAAAACCAATTGCGCTACTTTCAAGTAAAATAGCACCACTGAAAGCATTAAGGCCACTTGATCGAGTCGCATTGCAATTTCAACAAAAAAAATTCCGCCAAAAAAATCAAGAATCGTTTACAATAAAAGAGATTTCCACATTTGATCAATCATTTGATCAATTAGCCGAACGGACGAAACATCACGCTACCGTACATCTCGTTCGTGATGCCGCCTATTTGAATTGGCGTTACATTAAGCATCCGAATCATAATTACAAGATGCTTGCTCTCTACGAAAGAGGTGAACTCAAAGGGTATATCGTTTTTCGTGTAGAACCAAAAGAGGACCGAGAGTTTCGGAATGGTTATATCGTTGATTGGTTAGCAGAAGATGACGATACCTATTGGCAAGTTCTCCTTCAACAAGCGATGGTTCGCATGAAGGAGGCAGATGTGGTGCAGACATGGGCGATGCCAAAAGCCCACTCCACTACTTTATTAGCCAACAATAAATTTATGCATAAAGATAGTCCCATGCCTCTCGTTGGAAAAGAGCTCACCGTCCAACATATCGAGCTTAACAATCCAGATGCGTGGTATATAACACCAGGAGATATTGATTCGTTCTAG
- a CDS encoding glycosyltransferase family 4 protein: MRILLATVFNYPHTGGLSTHMTTLKAGLEQLGHEVETLSFSDLPYYKQQFFAKGPSFFMNRMAPGKGILLGHKLRSGMLRDMIKKKHEDKPYDIVNAQDIYATFAALETPVPTVTTVHGYMTYEAISRGSIKTESVEARVLQAKEREAYEQTRQIITVDFRIRDYVKNLAAADGIRVHNFIDVDQFRPQTERKQELREKYGFAEDDHIVFIPRRLTKKNGVIYPAKALPTIQEQFPKTRLIYAGSGEEEAAIRTICEKNSTISTVHFLGDIPHELMKDYYAMSDITMVPSVHSEGVEEATSISALEAMGSGVPVIASKVGGLKEIVQHGENGLLVEEKNDEQIADAVCQLLRYHDFGQRLAVKARLKIEEEYSHISAATKYSSIYETVLSKVST, translated from the coding sequence ATGAGAATTTTATTGGCAACGGTATTTAATTACCCTCATACCGGAGGGTTATCAACACATATGACAACCTTAAAGGCTGGGCTTGAGCAATTAGGACATGAGGTGGAAACCCTGTCCTTTAGTGACCTGCCTTATTATAAGCAACAGTTCTTTGCCAAGGGTCCGAGTTTCTTTATGAATCGGATGGCTCCAGGGAAAGGTATTTTGCTTGGGCATAAATTACGCTCTGGCATGCTTCGTGACATGATCAAGAAAAAACACGAGGACAAGCCATACGATATTGTGAATGCGCAAGATATCTATGCTACCTTTGCTGCCCTTGAGACACCTGTGCCTACTGTTACCACAGTGCACGGCTATATGACATATGAAGCGATTAGTCGTGGTTCGATTAAGACGGAGAGTGTGGAAGCACGTGTCCTTCAGGCGAAGGAAAGGGAAGCCTATGAACAAACGCGCCAAATCATTACGGTCGATTTCCGCATTCGTGATTATGTAAAGAATTTGGCAGCAGCTGATGGCATTCGTGTGCATAATTTCATTGACGTGGATCAGTTCCGTCCGCAAACGGAGCGTAAACAAGAGCTGCGTGAGAAATACGGGTTTGCTGAAGATGATCATATTGTGTTCATCCCGAGACGCTTAACGAAAAAGAACGGGGTTATCTATCCTGCCAAGGCTTTGCCAACCATTCAGGAACAGTTCCCGAAGACAAGATTGATTTATGCTGGTAGTGGTGAGGAAGAAGCTGCAATTCGAACGATTTGTGAGAAGAACAGCACTATCTCTACAGTCCATTTTCTCGGCGATATCCCCCACGAGTTGATGAAGGATTATTACGCTATGAGCGATATTACCATGGTTCCTTCTGTGCATTCAGAGGGGGTTGAGGAAGCGACGTCGATTTCTGCCCTAGAAGCGATGGGAAGTGGCGTACCAGTTATTGCCTCGAAGGTTGGCGGTTTGAAAGAAATCGTCCAACACGGAGAAAATGGCCTGTTAGTAGAAGAAAAAAATGATGAACAAATTGCGGATGCTGTGTGTCAGTTGTTACGGTATCATGACTTCGGCCAGCGTTTGGCTGTGAAAGCTCGGTTAAAAATTGAGGAAGAATATTCTCATATCTCTGCGGCCACAAAATACTCGTCTATCTACGAAACTGTATTATCAAAAGTATCTACATAA
- the csaB gene encoding polysaccharide pyruvyl transferase CsaB: MKLVISGFYGLGNTGDEAILDAMVDNLRTSLDEPDITVFSLSPEQTASKHNVNSIYRGWRHDFKKKVHALREADLVLSGGGGLLQDTYPTRIIFGPLPYYLLIVFLAKLCGTKVMFFSQGIGPVTTPYGKLLMRLFGNMADFITVRDEYSKKYLEQRHVTRPETVVTADIVFAYQSKRDTTCIESLPLSGEEKLVGVSVRPWFEETAYQTEMAQLLDQFMEEKGITPVFIPMEGDHDANVSRTIQGLMQHGDQTLVLGSDFSPNQYLQFIRECEMVIGMRLHALIFSTLASVPFVAISYDKKVESLAMRTGMWHHSTTLEDFTAASMYANVVDVYEHLETLGEQLDEERAELRDEALRNLTLLKEKFDRKAQAPV, encoded by the coding sequence ATGAAACTAGTCATTTCCGGTTTTTATGGGTTAGGAAACACGGGAGATGAAGCGATTCTCGACGCAATGGTCGACAATCTCCGCACTTCTCTCGACGAACCTGATATTACAGTGTTTTCCCTTTCCCCAGAGCAAACCGCTTCTAAACATAATGTCAACAGCATCTACCGCGGCTGGCGCCATGACTTTAAGAAAAAAGTTCACGCCCTTCGTGAAGCCGATCTCGTATTATCGGGCGGCGGTGGATTACTTCAAGATACGTACCCTACTCGTATTATCTTCGGTCCGCTTCCATATTATTTACTCATTGTCTTTTTAGCAAAACTATGCGGGACAAAGGTCATGTTTTTTTCACAGGGAATTGGTCCTGTTACGACCCCCTATGGGAAGCTTCTGATGAGATTGTTCGGAAATATGGCGGATTTTATTACGGTTAGGGATGAATATTCCAAGAAATACCTCGAGCAACGGCATGTTACGAGACCGGAAACAGTCGTCACAGCTGATATCGTATTCGCATACCAATCCAAACGTGACACTACTTGCATCGAATCCTTGCCGTTATCAGGTGAGGAGAAACTGGTTGGCGTTAGTGTCCGGCCATGGTTTGAAGAAACAGCTTATCAGACCGAGATGGCCCAGCTGTTGGATCAGTTTATGGAGGAAAAAGGTATCACGCCTGTATTCATTCCGATGGAAGGCGATCATGATGCGAACGTTTCGAGAACAATTCAAGGGCTCATGCAGCACGGGGATCAGACGCTGGTTCTTGGGAGTGATTTTTCCCCAAATCAGTACCTTCAATTTATTAGAGAGTGCGAAATGGTGATAGGGATGCGACTGCACGCCTTGATTTTCTCAACGCTTGCTTCTGTCCCGTTTGTCGCGATTAGCTATGACAAAAAGGTCGAGAGCCTGGCGATGCGTACAGGCATGTGGCATCACTCCACAACGCTTGAAGATTTTACAGCAGCGTCTATGTATGCCAATGTAGTGGATGTGTATGAACATCTGGAAACACTTGGAGAGCAACTGGATGAGGAACGTGCTGAGCTTCGAGATGAGGCGTTGAGGAACCTTACTTTATTGAAGGAAAAGTTTGATAGAAAAGCGCAAGCGCCCGTTTAG
- a CDS encoding WecB/TagA/CpsF family glycosyltransferase, with translation MNKETYMGVDVSPLSYEEITQQLNQRIQDNQQSTIIAVNPEKIMASQTDETLRDLINGSTFQIPDGVGVLLASRLKGGEIRSRVTGVDMMGRLLQMAAEEGYRVFFYGAKEEVVSKAIDNIQDTYPSIQVAGYENGYVQDQEALIQKINDAKADIMFVALGSPKQEQWIRANKERLPVKVFQGVGGSFDVYAGHVKRAPAPFRKVGMEWLYRLATDPKRIKRQMALPKFLFRVITKK, from the coding sequence ATGAATAAAGAGACCTATATGGGTGTGGACGTTTCCCCGTTATCATATGAAGAGATAACCCAGCAGCTGAACCAGCGCATCCAAGATAACCAACAATCAACGATCATCGCAGTAAACCCTGAGAAAATTATGGCGAGCCAAACCGATGAAACGCTACGCGATCTCATCAATGGCTCAACGTTCCAAATTCCAGATGGGGTCGGCGTTCTACTCGCCTCTAGGTTAAAAGGAGGCGAGATTCGTTCGCGCGTGACGGGTGTGGATATGATGGGCCGTCTTCTACAGATGGCAGCTGAAGAAGGCTATCGTGTCTTCTTTTATGGCGCCAAAGAAGAGGTCGTATCAAAGGCGATCGACAATATCCAAGACACATATCCTTCCATCCAAGTAGCAGGATATGAAAACGGGTACGTGCAAGACCAAGAAGCGTTAATCCAAAAAATCAACGACGCCAAAGCAGACATCATGTTCGTTGCGCTGGGAAGTCCAAAACAGGAGCAATGGATTCGTGCAAATAAGGAACGCCTTCCTGTGAAGGTATTCCAAGGGGTGGGCGGGAGCTTTGATGTGTACGCCGGTCATGTGAAACGCGCGCCAGCTCCATTTCGTAAAGTAGGAATGGAATGGTTGTATCGTCTCGCGACGGATCCAAAGCGAATCAAACGCCAAATGGCACTACCGAAATTTTTATTCCGAGTAATCACAAAGAAATAG